DNA from Parvularcula marina:
CCACTTCTCCGCTTGGGGCTATGGGGTCAGAATTGCCAACCAACCCCTGCCGAAGCGCCGAGATTGTTCGCTGAATTGTAGTTGGCCCCGACTTTCAGCAAGGCATGACCTTCAGCAAAAGCCCGTGAGAAGCCGAACGCGACCCCGTGTTGGTTTTCATAGAGACCGACGCCGAGCGCGAGCATGCTCTTGCCTCGCTCATTTGCCTGAGGCAGGCCAGCTGCGGCCAACGCACTGGCGGTGCCAGCATTTGAATGCCGCTCGAGCGCATCGAAACTGAGATTAATGTTCTCAATCTGCTGGTCCGTATACGCCATCGACTGAGCCACTGCATCGTTCAGCCCCTCATTGAGCTGCTCGACATTGACCGCATCCGTCGGCGCAACGCCTCTTGCGACATTCTGCAGCCGAACAGGATCGCCTCCCGGACCAAAAGTCACAGCCTGCCCTCCCGCATCATACTGGACGGAATTTGCAGAAAGAACGAGCGCCTGATCAGCCGTTGCCTGTGCTGAGGCGACATTCTGATTGGTCTGCCATAGCTGGCCGCCATTGACGGCCTGTGTTGATCCCTCACTGACGTCTCCGTCCGCCACATTGCTGACGACAACAGCTCCGCCAGAAGCCCCGACAAAGGTGACATTATCTGTCTGCGTTCCATCATTAGGCTGATCGGGCGTAGCAGGATCCGCGTAGACGACAGCTCCCGTGCCGCCGCTGGCCGTGAAGTTGTTGAACTGCTGCTGCAGATTATTGATCGCTGTTGTGTTGAAGGTAACCGCCTGGTTGGTGGCAAACAGCTGCGCACCCGTGACAGCATCGCTTGATGCTGCTGACAGGGAACCGTCAATAAGGTTGGTCAGGCGCGTTCCCCCTGCCCCGGCCAGGGTGACCGTACCGAAGCTGCCGTCATCATACTGAACGCTATTGGCGGTCTCCCCATCGATCGCTGCTTCGATTGTGGTGTAGGATGTTCCATCCACGGTGAAGGGTCCGTCCACCTGTTGGCTCACCGGGTTGAACGATACGCCGCCCCCGATGAGTGCCGCAACAGAGACACCAACCGGGCCCAGATCGCCCGTTGGCGTCCCGCCAGCCGCAGCATTGAGCGCAGCAATCGCTCCGCCTACGGTATTATAGCCTACGCCGTTGACCGTATAGGAAGGCGCAGAAATCTGGGCCGTCAGCCCGTCGTAAGACGCCCCGCCGCCCAGATGGGCTGCAATATCCGTCCCCAGGGTATCAATGCTGATATCCAGAGCTGATGCGACGCCTGTGAGCTGCGCGACATTGACGGCATCGGTATCCGCAGACCCAGCTGCGAGATTAGTAAGCTGTCGGGCCGCACCCGCACTGCCAATGGAGACTTCACCGACTGAGCTTTGAGCGCCTGTTACACCGATGGCGGTATAGCTGGCTGTCCCTCCCCGAAGCGCGATTGAGTTCTGCCCAAGGGCGGCAGAGTTCGCAGCATCGACCGATGCCCCAGCGCCTAGCGCAAGACTCCCAACGGCATTAGCTGCAACATTCGCATCTGTCCCGAGCGCAATCGACTGGGTCGCGGTCGCATCCGTGACGGCGTTATTCCCGAAAGCGATCGAGTCTGCCTCGCCCGCAATAGCCGCCTCGCCTCCCGTCCCAAGTCCGGTAATCTGGTTGCCACCAATGGAGATGCCGCCTTCGGTGTCCAGTTGGAATGCATCAGCTGTTGCCGCGCACATGTCAGCCGGCCCAACGAGATCGCCGTCGAGAGCAACAACCTGCAAAGAGATATTCCCGCCTGCTGCGGCGTCAGATAGCAACGTCGTCGTATCAATCGATAAATCCGGAATCGTCGCACCAACAATTGGGATAATCTCTATAATCCCCAAAGCATTGTTGACCGTATTTTCTGTCGGCGCGACAATCCCTTCTATAATAGGTGTGATGACATCCGTTATGGTACTTCTACTGAGAGAAACACCGGAACATACACTTACAGCATCACCTGGCGCTATTTGAGCACTAGCCGGATTATTATAGAATAATGCGGATATTGCACTCACACCAACACACAAACGGAAGCGCATGATACGCTTTGACATAGTATAAACCACACTCCACCTCCCAGATATATATATACATCATGCAATAATCCAAAATCTTGACTCTGATTATGACAAATATATGCCTTGTTTGGAGTCATGCAGAGTCGAATTGAATCGACTATTAATTAGAATCAGAGACTATATTTGTGTGCACTGCACATTTTTGGTCGATGGAATCTACTGCTTTGATATTCAATCACACTTTGTGACACAACCTATTTGTGTGTCTAATATTATTTCTCTACCTTAGTTTGTGACTGCGACTCAATATCGCCGCCAGTGGCAGCAGCCCTGCGTCAACGCTCTGAACTGCCGGCACTTATATGCTATTATTTGGATTTATCGATATACATAAAAGCTATTTCGCCTTCACATCGCGTACCACTACCAGTACGGGCAAGAGCAGTTTATGCCACCCTATGGTTGCGTCAGAATGTCGCAATTATAACCAGATGTTAGCCATCGGCGCGCGGACCAATAGCCCTTTTAACTGCATTACGAACGCGCGCAGTCATCTATACTTGAACGTCAGTAATCCCCATTCACCAGGGGTCAAAACGCGCCCGCTGCGCCGGGGAAGACAACTGGCGTTTCAGAGCCGTCCTTTGCGACAGCAGAGACACCGAAATAGTAATTGTCGATCACGATGTTCGTGAAATCCCACACTGTGACATTCCCGACGAAACGGGAATTCGTCCATTGCGGCGCTGTCGTCTCACGCCAGTAAACCCGGTATCCGGCAAGGTTCTTCATCGCCTTTTTGTCTCCGCCATGCTCCCAGGTGAGCTTGGCGGAGGGCTGGACCGCCCCTTCGGCTTTGACATTGGCAGGGAATGGCGGCGCGCCAGCGATCCCGGCAAGCGTCACCATGTTGAGCGCCGTCAGCTTGGCGGCATATCCCGCATCGACTCCATCGAGCGTATCGCCATATTCACGGCCCTCCTCTGTCCGAAGGTCCTGATGCTGACGGTCATAATGCTCATGGGTTTCCATGATCCGCACGCCCGGAATGCCAACTGCATTGAAGGGCCGGTGATGCCCACCCCGCCCGAACCGGTCGAGACGGTAGATCATCATGACATCGAGATTGGTCAGATACTGATCCGCCATGCGGTCAATATAGCGCGCAAGGTTCCGCGACGGGCTGTCGACTTCGCCACCGGTAAAGCGGCGGGCGCGTGCTTCTTCGGGCGTCTCGACTGCCCGCGTGCCCTCTGAGAATACCCGTGCCACCGTATTATCCGTAACCCCATCAATGCCGGAGATATTCGAGATCATGTCATTGTTGAGGACGGCCTTGATCTGCCAGCCCTCATCGAGCGCATGTTGCGCAACGATCTTGCCGCCAAACAGCCCCTGCTCTTCACCCGCAAGGCCGGCATAAATGATCGTCCCATCGAACTCATATTTTGAGAGGATGCGTGCGGCTTCAATCGTCCCCGCCATGCCGCTGGCATTATCATTCGCCCCCGGACTGTCGGACGTTGCGTTCATGGCGTCCGTTACCCGGCTGTCGATATCGCCCGACATCATGACCATGCGGTTCGGGTCGCGCTTGCCGCGCTGGATCGCGAGCACCGAGACGACCTCGACCGGATCTGGGATGCGCGTCTCGCCGGAGACCGTGTCCCCGACATAGATCACCTCAAGGCAGCCGCCGCATTCATCTGAAATCTTCTCGAACTCGGCGAAAATCCAGCGCCGGGCCGCGCCGATGCCGCGCGTGTCGCTCTCTGTTTCTGACGCCGTGTGCCGCGTGCCGAAACTCACCAGCTTTTCAATGTCGGCATAAATCCGGTCCGCCGATGGCGCCTCGGCGATGTCATAAAGCTTCATGACCTCCGAAGGCGGCGCGGTCTGGGCAGTTGCGGCGGCGCCCAGCATCAGGGCGGTGGTGATGGCGGCAAGTCTGATCATGGAGGCAATCCTCATTTTTGCCGGACCATGCGATATTCGGGCGAGCGCCGCAAATCCTAGCGTGAGGGATAATACCAGACCCGTCGGATCAGCCCCTCGTCGAGCTGATAGACCGCGATGGAGGACTGCTCTTTTTCCTCGCCATCGGCGCCTGTCCAGCTCGCGGTTTCCGTGACAGCAACGAAGTCGTCATTGACCGACCAGTTTGAAAGCTCACCATGCGGAAAAGTGGCGGAGACGAAATGCCCCGTCATCTCTTCTGCCAGCGCCGCTGTCCCTGCGGAAAAGACCTCGCTCTCTGATCCATCGACCGCGATCCATTCGATATCGGGATGGGCGAGAGCCATCATGCCGTCGAGATCCTTGGCATTATACGCTGCCACAAAGCCCTCAATCACGTCGCGGCTCGCCGGCATCTCATCCGGCTCGGCATGCCCCATCCCGGTGAGCAACAAGATCGCAGCGATCATCGCAAGAGGTTTCATGGCGCGCTCCTTCTTCCTCTCCTTCAGCCTATCGAAGCCCCCCGGCCGTGACGAGTCTGCGATGCGGTGCCCAGTTGTCGTCACACCGACGCGCTGTGCTAGTCAGCCCGGATGAGAGAGATCAGCGACGCCTTAGGGCTGGAGATATCGCCGCGGGTCACCGGCAGCGGGCAATTGCCCTCCTGCTATGCGGTGACGGATCTGGCCGTTCATTCCTTTGCCGCGATCGGGACGGCGCTTGCTGGCCTGATGATGGAAATGGGCCTGACGCGAGAGCCCGCGCCAGTCACCGTTGACCGGCGGCTCGCCTCCCTCTGGTTTGGCTTCTCGATCCATCCGCAGGGCTGGGAGCTGCCGCCCGTCTGGGATCCCATGGCAGGGGATTATGAGACAATCGACGGGTGGATTCGTCTTCACACGAACCTCCCCCATCACCGGCAGGCAGCTTTGCGCGTTCTTGGCACCGAGCCGACCCGTGACAGCACCGCGCCTGCCGTCCGTGAATGGCAGAAGGATGATCTTGAAGCCGCCATCGTGGCCCAAGGTGGCGTCGCTGCCGCCATGCATTCCCGCGCCGAATGGCAGGCCAATCCGCAAGGCATGGCCGTCGCCGCCGAACCGCTGATCGGTTGGAGTGATCCGGTTCAATCCGCCCCCAGACAATGGGAAGGCACAGCAGACCGCCCGCTGAAGGGACTGCGCATACTCGACCTCACTCGCGTCCTCGCAGGGCCCGTCGCAACCCGCACCCTTGCCGGCTATGGCGCGGAAGTCCTGCGCATCGATCCGCCCGGCTGGGATGAGGCCAATGTCATTCCCGAAGTGACGCTGGGCAAACGCTGCGCCCATCTCGACCTCAAAACCCCGCAGGGGCGCGAGATTCTCGAAGACCTGCTCTCGCAAGCAGACATCCTTGTTCACGGCTACCGGCCGGGCGCGCTGGAGGCGCTAGGTCTCGATGCCTCGCGCCGGCGATTGCTTTCCCCCGGCCTGATCGAGATTACACTCGATGCCTATGGCTGGACCGGGCCCTGGGCGGGACGGCGCGGTTTTGACAGCCTTGTGCAGATGTCTTCGGGTATCGCCGATCAGGGCATGAATTGGGCGAGCACGGATAAACCTCACCCCCTGCCCTGTCAGGCCCTCGATTTTGCCACAGGCTATCTGATGGCCGCCGCCGCCATGGTCGCGCTCCGAAAATCCCTTTCAGGCAGCGTTCATTCCGCCCGGTTCTCCCTCGCCCGGACGGCAGAACTCCTCGCATCCTATCCGGCACCGGAGATACAGACCTTCCCCATGTCATCGTCTACGGACGATCTTGATGAGAAGATCGAGGAAACCAGCTGGGGCCCCGCAAAAAGATTGAGGCCGCCCTTGCACGGGAGCGGCCTCATTTGGGGTTGGGACCGTCAGGCCACCGAGTTGGGCGCCTCCCTCCCCCAATGGGCAGGACGCACCCCGTAACGCTAGAACGTCTTCGAGAAATTGATCCCGACAATCGGATTGAAGGCAAATTCGCGCGCCTCACGGAACAGGAACTCACCATCCGGCCGCTGGCCATCATAGACGTCGCGGCGGAAATCTTCCGTGTAGTTCAGAATGTTGAACACATAGATTTGCGCATTCATGCCAAAGAAATCCTTGTGCTCTGCATAAATCTCACATGTCGGGGCGCTCTGGTCATAAAGGCTAACCTGAGTGCCAAAGAAGGCTTCTGAATTTTCAAAATCCTCGATCGACATGCCCCAGGCATAATCCGTATCCGGTATGTCGTGCCGGTATTCAAAGCGGTAGAACCATTTTGTCTCGTCATTCAGGCGGCGAAGGGCCCCTGAGAACGGATCGGCAATTTCGCTTTCTCGATAGAAAACGCGGTAGTCGAACTGGCCGCCCTTGACGCCCATCTTCTCGAGCATCTGGGTCCCCTGCAGCTCAATCCGCCAGCGCGTGGCCTCGGGAACATTGCCAAAGCCTTCGCTCATCACCGTATCCATCGTCATCGGATCAGTGACGGCAATCGGGATACGCTGGACGATGTCCTCAATGTCTTCATACTGGAAGGACAGCGTCACCTGACTTTCGTCCTTAAACGTCTTTTCGATCGCCGCCTCATAGAACCAGGATTGCTGGGGTGAGAGGTCGGTGTTCCCGGCCCGGTCATTGCCGTCCTGAAGATCGACAGAGCTGGCAAAGGCAAAGAAATCGAGCTGACCGACACGGCGGTCGACCCGCGCACGCAGCTCAACATTCTCTGACCAGTCATAGGTCGCGGAGACAAAGCCCTTGGGCCGTGTGAAGGACCGCTTATTGCCATTATCGCCGGTCTGTTCGAGCTCGGAATATTCCATGGCCAGCGAGGCCTGAATGTCGAGTTTCTTGCCCAGCGGGAAATTATAGGTCCCGGAGATTTCGCCGCGGCGCTCTTCGATCTTGGTGTTCCCGCCCGGAACATCGAATTCCATTTCGGTGCCGTCTTCAGCAATGTCAAAGAAAGCGGATTCAGCTTCGTTGAAATTATAGACAGCTTCTGCGCCAAGCTCGAAAGACTTGCCCTCGCCCATCGGCCAGTTCTGCTCGATACGGAGGATACTCTCCCCCTCATCGACCGTCCGCTCGAACCGTTCAGAATAGACAAATCCGTTCTCGTCATGCAGGCGGCCTTCAGATTTGAAGGGGCTGTGTTCGAGATACTGAAAGCCGATCAGCTTCATCCGCCCGCCAAAGGCATCAAAGGCGTAATCGCCGCTGATCTCCGTGTTCCACTCATCCTCATAATCATCAATGACACGATAGCTGTCAGGGATCATCGGATCGGTCGGGGACCGGCGAGAAATCTCGGAGAACTCAAAATCGAAAAGCGCAAAGCTGGCATTGAAATTGGCTTCGCGGCCGGCGGCATCCTTGTGACCCAGGCTCAGCGTGACTTCCGGATTCTCCCCATAGGGCTGGACGTCATCGTAACGGGTTTCAAGGATCTCCCCGTTCGGACCCGTCACAAGCTCTGGTCCCCATGCGCCATTGCGGAAGGCATCATTCTCAAAACCGAGCGTATAAGAGACGCCCTTCGCCGTCCCGGAGACAGAGACCGAGCCATTGGTCCAGCGGGTCGCAAGGCCTTTACGGAATTGCGGGCGCCATTCGAAATTGCCCGTCGTTTTGGTCGTGTTCAGAACGACATTCGCAACCGGTCCGGATAGCCCTGAGATCCCCAGCGTTGCGCCGTCGAGAATCTCGATACGGACGACCGCCTCGCGCGATGTCCGGGAGAGAACATCAAGCGGATCTGTTGATTTGCCAGACACCCGCGAGCCATTGATCAGCACATTGGTGCCGCCCTGCCCCAACCCGCGCTTCTGATCTGCTGAACGAACCTGAAAGCCCGGCACATTGAAGATCATGTCCCGCGCTGTTTGCGGGGCATACCGATCAAAATATTCCGGCAGGAAGATCTGCTTACCATCTTCCTCATAGGTCAGCTGGCCTGCGTCCTGAGCGGCATATGCTGGCGCGAGCGCCATCATTGCGGCGCACACGGCGCACGCTGTCGAATTCAACAATTTCACCTGTTCGGCTCCCCGATATCTGCCCGGTCGTACTCTGTGCGGTACGATCCCTCACTTACTGGATATCGATAACGGGAAACGAATTAGACTACACGTGTAGTCTTGGAAAGGTTCCAGTCAGACTTGGTTAATCACCTGAATTTTCGTCACTATTTCTCTTCGCCCGGGTCAGCACCTTAGGCAGAAGATAAGTCGACCCGATCAACGCGATTAGGACCACTGAGAAGACGAGATAGCTGAAATTCCGGTGCCCGAAATACCACCAGGCAACCGCCAGAATGAGTGCTGTTCCCTCGATCAGGCCATACCACATGAAGAATTTTGTATCGTCCTGCTGCTGATCACTCATCGGTCACTTCTCCAAAAATGCCGCGCGCCTCGATCTCCGAATCGATGCGGGCTTCATCTGATGCCCAATAGTCAAAAGTGCGCGGGCTGCGGCCATTATCGGCGGCCAGCGCAGCCACCCGCCCCTGCCCGGTGAAAAGCGTCTCGGGGATCATCTGCGCGATGGAATCGGCAAAGGCCTCATCGGGGCTGACGATCTCCCAGCCAGCTTCGCGCAGCGCGGTCACAAGATCATCCGCATAGAGCGCGGCAATGTCATTTTCATGAAGAAGGAGCACATGAATGGGCGACCGGCCGAGCGTGTCTACCGCCGCCTCATCGAAGAAATCCGCTGCACCCAGTAACATATCCGTATAAAGCTGGCCGAGCTTTTCGAAATCGACCTCGCGGCCCTCTTTCAGGGCCTTTTGCATCTGGCTGTCGATATACCAGTCATAGTTATCGATGGTGACATAGCCATTGCTGAGCCCTCTCTCCGCCAGCCCCGCTGCAATGACATCCCGCTTTTCAATCTCCCGCCCTTCATCAAGATAGGGATAGCGATACCAGGGCCGCCAGTTCTCAAACCCCTCCAGCCGGACAATCGCCTCGTCGATATCGGCAAGATAGTCCTCAGCAGAAACTCTGTGCGCCCATTGATGCGTATGGGAATGATTGCCAATGAGGTGCCCTGCCGCCGCATAGCGCTCCATCCGCGCCTTGCCGCCCGGCAATTGATCAAACCCGTCCGTCGTCACGAAAAATGCGACGGGTCCTGCCTCAACGCCCTTGAGCGCCGCGATCAGCGCTGTTGCCCGCTCATCGCCGGTAAAGACCCGCCCATCCTCACGTGGCCCGTCATCATAGGTGAGCGCAATGCGCCGGGGCGCAGGCTCCGCTGCGGCCAAGGAAAAAGCGGCGATCAGGGCGGTCAGCAGGGAGAGAAAGGTTTTCATACCAGCCAGTCTAGGCCGGTCATGACCTTCTGTCACTTTTGCGGCGGGCTGAAAGGCAGCATCATTGCGGTCTGGATCGCGCTTGCCAGCAGCTTTCCCTTGTCATTGAAAAGCTCCGCCGAGGACGTGCACAGGGTCGCCCCCATCCGCGTGATCCTTGCCGTGCACCGCATCGGTCCGGGCAGGCCCGGGCGGTGGAACTGGGTGTGAATGTCCGTGGTCGACGGCATCATGCGCCCGGCTGACATGATATGCATCAGCGGGCCCATCGTATCGTCCATCATCGCGGTCAGGATGCCGCCCTGCACTTTTTGCGCAGGGTTCAGCATACGGTCCGTTGCCAGAAAATCGATGGTCGCCGTGCCGGCCTCGACATCGATCTCGACAACATCAAAGCCGAGGAACTGCGCCGAGGTCGGCGTCGGAAACCCGGCCATGAAGCGGTCTCGATAGGCGGTGAGTTCCTCCAGCGTCGGAGGCTTCGTCACCATGGCTCAGCCGGCTTCTGCGGGCTCGGAATTGGGCAGCTTGCCGATCTTCTTCGCCGCCGATCCATCATAAAGCGACGCCTCGGTCAGCGAGGTATTGTCGCCCTCAGGATCGGAGGTGTGACGGCCCGGATTGAACACACCCGGCTCGACATATTCCCCGCGATCGAGCTTGCCGAGGATCTCCTCGAGTTTCTCCGGGGTCAGATCTTCGTAGTAATAGTCATTGATCTGGGCCATCGGCGCGTTGCAGCAGGCGCCAAGGCATTCGACTTCGAGCCAAGAGAGATTGCCGCTCTCATTGACCGTGTTCTGCGGGCCGATGACCTTTTCGCAGACTGCCGCCAGATCCTCTGCCCCGCGCAGCATGCAGGGGGTCGTCCCGCAGAGCTGGACGAAATAGGTGCCGACCGGCCGCAGATTGAACATCGTGTAAAAGGTCGCGACCTCATAGACCCGGATATAGGGCATGCCGAGTTGCGAGGCGATCGCCTCCATCGCCGGGATCGAGACCCAGCCTTCCTGCTTTTGCGCACGCCACAGGAACGGAATGACGGCAGAGGCCTGACGCCCTTCAGGGAATTTGGCGATCTGCGTCTCGCACCAGGCTTTGTTCTCTTCGGTCCAGGCGAAACTGTCGGGCTGCTGTCGGGCGGGTTTACGGTCGGCCATGGAATATCCGTCGCGTTAGGAGATTGTCTTGTGGCGGGCCTTTTCGTGATGTCGCCCGTGAATGTCCAGCGCAGATCATGCTACAGGGTGTCTCAAGGATACCTTGCATCGAAATTCGATAAGACTATCTTGGATCTAGCGATCACCGGAATGAGGGATAAATTCATGCGCGCATTTCTGCTTACACTTCTCGGCACGACGGCTCTTGTCGCCTGTAGCGGCGACAAAACGCCGGCGGAGACCGGCAAGACCGAGACCAGCAAAGAGGTCTCCTACACAAAAGCTGAGATCGAAGCGGAATCCGCCCGGCTCAATGAATGGTTCGAGGATCGCTGGCTGGAGCAGCTGGAGTTCTCGCCGATCACCAAGGCCTCCCTTGGCATCAAGGACGAAGATTACGGCAAGATCGACGATGTTTCCGAAGCTGCCGAGGACGAACAGCTCGAATGGCGCCGCCAGACCGTCGCCGATCTGAAAGCGAATTTCGACTACAACAAGCTGAGCCCCGAGGCGCAGACCTCCTATGACATCTGGATCTATGAGCTCAAACGCGCAGAAGACGCCCTGCCCTTCCGGCGCATGGGCTATGTCTTCTCCCAGATGCAGGGGCCGCAAAGCTCGCTGCCGAATGTCATCATCAATTTCCATTCGGTCGAGACCGAGCAGGACATGGCCGATTACGTCTCGCGGCTTTCGGAACTCGGGCGCGCCCTCAACCAGCTCATCGACCGGGCCGAGCTAAGCGCCGCCGAAGGCATCCACCCGCCGAGCTGGGCCTATGAAGCCGTGATTGAGCAGTCAAAAGCGCTCTCAAGCGGCGCGCCGTTCGAGGGCGAAGGCGAAACCCCGCTCTATGCTGCCGCCAACCAGAAACTGGCAGGCCTCCTCGAAGCCGGCGTCATTGATGAGGCGGAGGCGGAGGAATTCCGCGCAGCGGCCCGCACCGCCCTCCTCGAGGACGTCAAACCCGCCTATGACCGTCTCATCGCCTTTGCTGAAGGCGATCTTGAGAACAGCCCCGAAGTCGCGACCGGCTTCTGGCAGTTCGAGAATGGCCGCGAATTCTATGCCGAGCGGCTCGCCTTTGCGACGACAACTGATCTGACGGCGGACGAAGTCCATGAGATCGGCCTGTCGGAAGTCGCCCGCATCCGCGCCGAGATGGAAGCCATCAAGGAGCAGGTCGGCTTTGAAGGCACGCTGCAGGAGTTCTTCGCCTTTGTCCGCGACGATGAACAATTCTATTTCCCGAACACGGATGAAGGCCGTCAGGCCTATATCGACGCCGCCGATGAGCACCTCGCATTCATCAATGATAAGCTGCCTGAGTATTTCGGCCTGCTCCCGAAAGCTGATCTCGTCGTAAAACGGGTCGAAGCTTTCCGCGAACAGGATGGCGCTGCCCAGCATTATTATCCGGGCACGCCGGATGGCTCGCGCCCGGGCGTATATTACGCCCACCTCTCGGATATGAGCTCGATGCCGATCCCGCAGCTGGAGGTGATCGCCTATCACGAGGGCAATCCGGGCCACCACATGCAGATTTCGATCGCGCAGGAACTGACCAGCGTGCCGACCTTCCGGACGCAGTCTTTCTTCAACGCCTATGCCGAAGGCTGGGCCCTCTACTCCGAACTCCTCGCCAAGGAGATGGGCGCCTATGAAGACCCCTATTCAGATTTCGGCCGGCTGACGACCGAGATCTGGCGGGCTATCCGGCTCGTCGTCGATACGGGCGTCCACCACAAGGAATGGACCGAGGAAGAGGCCATCGCCTATTTCCGTGACAATTCCCCGGCTGCGACCCAGCAGATCGTCTCAGAGGTCCGGCGCTATATCGTCTGGCCGGGTCAGGCGACCTCCTACAAGATTGGTATGCTGAAGATCCTCGAAATCCGCGCCAAGGCCGAAGCAGAGCTTGGCGATGATTTCGACATCAAGGGCTTCCACGACACCGTTCTTGGCGGCGGCGGTCTGCCGATGAACCTGCTCGAAAAGCGCGTCGATCAG
Protein-coding regions in this window:
- a CDS encoding DUF885 domain-containing protein; this translates as MRAFLLTLLGTTALVACSGDKTPAETGKTETSKEVSYTKAEIEAESARLNEWFEDRWLEQLEFSPITKASLGIKDEDYGKIDDVSEAAEDEQLEWRRQTVADLKANFDYNKLSPEAQTSYDIWIYELKRAEDALPFRRMGYVFSQMQGPQSSLPNVIINFHSVETEQDMADYVSRLSELGRALNQLIDRAELSAAEGIHPPSWAYEAVIEQSKALSSGAPFEGEGETPLYAAANQKLAGLLEAGVIDEAEAEEFRAAARTALLEDVKPAYDRLIAFAEGDLENSPEVATGFWQFENGREFYAERLAFATTTDLTADEVHEIGLSEVARIRAEMEAIKEQVGFEGTLQEFFAFVRDDEQFYFPNTDEGRQAYIDAADEHLAFINDKLPEYFGLLPKADLVVKRVEAFREQDGAAQHYYPGTPDGSRPGVYYAHLSDMSSMPIPQLEVIAYHEGNPGHHMQISIAQELTSVPTFRTQSFFNAYAEGWALYSELLAKEMGAYEDPYSDFGRLTTEIWRAIRLVVDTGVHHKEWTEEEAIAYFRDNSPAATQQIVSEVRRYIVWPGQATSYKIGMLKILEIRAKAEAELGDDFDIKGFHDTVLGGGGLPMNLLEKRVDQWIESQKG